The Pseudomonas bijieensis DNA window AACCCTCACATGACTGTTCAAAACTCGAAAGTTGCCATCGTGACCGGCGCCTCCCGCGGCATCGGCGCCGAAATCGCCAAGCAACTGGCCAGCGAAGGTTTTGCCGTCGTCATCAATTACGCCAACAGCGCCAGCGAGGCGTCCAAATTGGTGGTGCAGTTGCGCCAGGCCGGCCACCAAGCCATAGCGGTCAAGGCAGACGTGTCCTCTGCCGCGGATGTGCGGCAGATGTTCGATGAAACCGAAGCGAAACTGGGCAAGGTCGACGTGCTGATCAACAACGCCGGCATCCTCCAGGTGATGCCCCTGGCGCAGCACAGCGACGAGCTGTTCGAGCAGACGTTCGCCATCAACACCCGTGGCACCTTCAATACCCTGCGCGAAGCCGCGACCCGCCTGAACGACGGTGGCCGGATCGTGAATTTTTCCAGCAGCACCGTTGGCCTGAACCTGCCCGGCTACTCGGTGTACATCGCCAGCAAGGCGGCGGTGGAGTCGCTGACCCAGGTGTTCGCCAAGGAATTGCGCGGCCGCCAGATCACGGTCAATGCCGTGGCCCCCGGCCCGGTCGCCACTGAACTGTTCATGCATGGCAAGAGCGAGGAGCAGATCCAGAACTACGCCAAGATGCCGCCCTTGGAACGCCTCGGCCAGCCGGAAGACATCGCCAGCATCATCGCGTTCCTGGTCAGTCCCGCCGCCGGCTGGGTGAACGGGCAGATCTTGCGGGCCAACGGCGGCCTGGTCTGAGGCTTTATTCTCCGTCGCCAGCCACACCGCCATCGCGAGCAGGCTCGCTCCCACAAGGCAATCACTTAAACCTGTGGGAGCGAGCCTGCTCGCGATGGGGCCAGAGCGGTGCAGATGAAGATCTGCTCGGCTACCTTTATCCTTGGGCTTCGATCAGCGCACCAGATGCAGGAACTGCAGGTGCCGCTCGTACTGGTCGAGAATGTCGTTGATCACCTGCTCCTTGGTGTAGCCCACCAGGTCGTAATCCTGGCTGCCTTCGCTCAGGTGTACTTCGGCACGGTAGTAACGACGGTTGTTGAGTTCCTTCGAGCCCATGCCACCGCGAGCGAAGGATGGCGTGAAGTAGCCGCGCATCTGCACCTGGTAAATGAACGGATGTTGCTCGCCGTGACCGATCTCCAGGCTGACGCTGTCATTGGCCGGGTCTGGCTGGGTCACCACCGTCAGGCCCTTCTCGACGAACACCGCGGTCACTTCTTCAATGGCCGGACGTACCGTGGTGTCGAGGAAACGGTACACCTCATCCCGAGACGGGAAATGCACCGCCTGGCTCAACCGCTGGCGCCAGCCGCCCGTGCCCCGGCGCGATCCAGATACCGGCGCCAGGGAATGCAATTGCGCGATCTGCTTCTGGGATTCCAGGTAGAACGCCTTGTGCAGGCCCCACATCATCAACAGCAGAATCAGCGAGAACGGCAAGGAAGTCAGCACCACCGCCGACTTCAAGGCATCGATACTGCCGGAGAACAGCAACGCACTGGTCACCAGGGCGGTCATCGCGCCCCAGAACACTCGCAGCCATTTCGGCCCGTCCTCATCAGGGTTGCCGCCCTTGGCCGACAACGTCGACAGCACCACGGTACCGGAGTCGGCGGACGTGACAAAGAACACGAAGCTGATGAACACCGTGACCGCGATGACAGTCTTGCTCCACGGGTAGGTTTCCAGCAGCAGGTAAAGGCTCATCGATGGATTTTCCAGGGCCGACATGCCCAGGGCGCTCATGCCGTGGTTCAGCACTTGGTCGATGGCGCTGTTGCCAAAGATCGACATCCACGCCAGGGTGAACCCCAGGGGAATCAGCAGCACACCAAACACGAATTCGCGGATGGTGCGACCACGGGAAATCCGCGCGATGAACAGCCCCACGAACGGCGACCAGGCGATCCACCAGGCCCAGTAGAACACCGTCCAACCGCCCAGCCAGTCGCTGGGTTTGTCATAGGCGTACAGGTCGAAGCTCTTCATCGGCAAGGCACCGAGGTAATCGCCGATGTTCTGGATCAAGGTGTTGAGCAAATGCTGGGTGGGCCCGGCAAACAGCACAAACAACAGCAACGCACAGGCCAACAACATGTTGATGTCGGACATGACCCGCACGCCTTTGTCGACACCGGCCACCGCGACGATGATCGCCGCGCCCATCATCAGCACGATCAGGCCGACTTGAATCCATTGGGTGTGGGCGACACCGAACAGGTAATCGAGCCCTGAATTCAGGTGCAATACCCCGAAGCCCATGTCCGCGCCGAGACCGAACACCGTGGCGATGATGCCGAAACCGTCCACCGCATAGCCGATGGGGCCGTTGATGCGCTTGCCGATCAGCGGGTACAACGCCGAACGCAGGGCCAGAGGCAAATTGTGCCGATAGGCGAAGTACGCCAGGGCCATGCCGACGAAGGCGAACACGCCCCAACCGTGCAGGCCCCAGTGCAGAAACAGAATCTGCATGGCCTGGCGCGCCGCGTCAGCGGTACCGGCCTCGCCCTGGGGCGGCTGCACCAAGTGGGTCAACGGCTCGGAGACGCAGAAGAAAAATAGCGTGATGCTGATGCCGGCGGCGAACAGCATGCCAGCCCAGGACAGGTAACTGAATTCGGGTTCGTCGTGGTCGGCACCGAGCTTGATCTTGCCGTAGCCGGACAAGGCGGTGACCACCACGAAGACCAGATACAGCGTCATCGCCAGCATGTAATACCAGCCGACCGTATTGGCCGCCCAGTTCTGCGCCGCCAGCAGCCAGGCACCGGCCTGCTCCGGCACGGCAATCACCACCAGGCCGAACAACAGGATGAAAGTCGCCGCGAAATAAAACACCGGCGGGTTCATGCGGACCAGGCCGCTGGGTGGGAGGGACGAGGCACTCATGGGCAGTGCACTCCGGAAAGCGAAAGGATGGCGGTCGAAAACGGACTCGGCAAAGGCAAGCCTCCTGTTGTGAGCGGGCAGCAAACCGACGGTTTAACTTGAATGAACGTTCAAGTTAAACATGAATAGGTAGCTAAGGACTAATCGCAAGGCTCGAC harbors:
- a CDS encoding SDR family oxidoreductase is translated as MTVQNSKVAIVTGASRGIGAEIAKQLASEGFAVVINYANSASEASKLVVQLRQAGHQAIAVKADVSSAADVRQMFDETEAKLGKVDVLINNAGILQVMPLAQHSDELFEQTFAINTRGTFNTLREAATRLNDGGRIVNFSSSTVGLNLPGYSVYIASKAAVESLTQVFAKELRGRQITVNAVAPGPVATELFMHGKSEEQIQNYAKMPPLERLGQPEDIASIIAFLVSPAAGWVNGQILRANGGLV
- the betT gene encoding choline transporter BetT, with the protein product MNPPVFYFAATFILLFGLVVIAVPEQAGAWLLAAQNWAANTVGWYYMLAMTLYLVFVVVTALSGYGKIKLGADHDEPEFSYLSWAGMLFAAGISITLFFFCVSEPLTHLVQPPQGEAGTADAARQAMQILFLHWGLHGWGVFAFVGMALAYFAYRHNLPLALRSALYPLIGKRINGPIGYAVDGFGIIATVFGLGADMGFGVLHLNSGLDYLFGVAHTQWIQVGLIVLMMGAAIIVAVAGVDKGVRVMSDINMLLACALLLFVLFAGPTQHLLNTLIQNIGDYLGALPMKSFDLYAYDKPSDWLGGWTVFYWAWWIAWSPFVGLFIARISRGRTIREFVFGVLLIPLGFTLAWMSIFGNSAIDQVLNHGMSALGMSALENPSMSLYLLLETYPWSKTVIAVTVFISFVFFVTSADSGTVVLSTLSAKGGNPDEDGPKWLRVFWGAMTALVTSALLFSGSIDALKSAVVLTSLPFSLILLLMMWGLHKAFYLESQKQIAQLHSLAPVSGSRRGTGGWRQRLSQAVHFPSRDEVYRFLDTTVRPAIEEVTAVFVEKGLTVVTQPDPANDSVSLEIGHGEQHPFIYQVQMRGYFTPSFARGGMGSKELNNRRYYRAEVHLSEGSQDYDLVGYTKEQVINDILDQYERHLQFLHLVR